Proteins encoded within one genomic window of Hahella chejuensis KCTC 2396:
- the pdxA gene encoding 4-hydroxythreonine-4-phosphate dehydrogenase PdxA gives MKIAITPGEPAGIGPDICVALAQKSWPADLVFVCDPEVLLKRAESLGILLKVEIYSPGDDSPPHTRQPGSALVLPVSCGAPVTPGELNPANSQYVLNTLRRAITGCLQREFDAMVTAPVHKGVINDAGVAFSGHTEYLQQLSNSSQVVMMLASDAMKVALVTTHLPLSQVARSITDERLERVITVLHKDLRYKFGIADPRIIVAGLNPHAGEGGHMGREEIDIIQPALERLRGQGINLIGPLPADTLFTPKVLETGDAVLAMYHDQGLPVLKYQGFGRAANITLGLPFIRTSVDHGAALDLAGTGKADGGSLETALEYAINMVERSRGSIHGKA, from the coding sequence TTGAAAATAGCGATCACACCGGGAGAACCTGCGGGCATCGGGCCGGATATTTGCGTCGCTCTGGCGCAAAAGAGCTGGCCGGCCGATTTGGTGTTTGTTTGCGACCCGGAAGTGCTGCTCAAGCGGGCGGAAAGCCTGGGGATTCTGCTGAAAGTGGAAATTTATTCGCCAGGGGATGATAGTCCGCCTCATACGCGTCAGCCGGGATCGGCGTTGGTGTTGCCCGTATCTTGCGGCGCGCCAGTGACTCCTGGCGAGCTGAACCCCGCCAACTCCCAATACGTGTTGAATACCCTGCGTCGCGCCATTACAGGCTGCCTGCAACGGGAGTTTGACGCCATGGTGACGGCGCCAGTGCATAAGGGCGTAATCAATGACGCAGGCGTTGCTTTTTCCGGGCATACGGAGTACTTGCAGCAGCTCAGCAACTCGTCGCAAGTCGTGATGATGCTGGCGTCGGATGCAATGAAGGTGGCGCTGGTCACAACCCATCTGCCTTTGTCGCAAGTCGCCCGCAGCATTACGGATGAGCGTCTGGAGAGGGTGATTACCGTTCTGCATAAAGATCTGCGATACAAATTCGGCATCGCTGATCCTCGCATCATTGTGGCGGGCCTTAATCCCCATGCGGGTGAGGGCGGCCATATGGGGCGCGAGGAAATCGACATTATCCAGCCGGCGCTGGAACGCTTGCGCGGTCAGGGGATAAATCTCATTGGCCCGTTGCCGGCGGATACCCTGTTTACCCCAAAAGTCTTGGAAACGGGCGACGCTGTTTTAGCCATGTACCACGATCAGGGGTTGCCGGTGCTGAAGTATCAGGGCTTTGGGCGCGCCGCGAACATTACATTGGGACTGCCCTTTATCCGAACTTCCGTTGATCATGGCGCCGCGCTGGATCTTGCTGGTACGGGAAAGGCGGATGGCGGCAGTCTGGAAACTGCTTTGGAATACGCAATTAATATGGTTGAGCGCAGTCGGGGAAGCATTCATGGGAAGGCATAA
- a CDS encoding peptidylprolyl isomerase: MKTLRLNFRSAILKALGALLLLQGCLAHAQVQELDRVVAVVNDDIVLYSELQDRASRIKDKLRQQKTPLPPEAVLHEKVLDQLVLESIQMQMADRGGIRVSDSQLNQTMQNIAKQNGMTLDQFQQALSEEGVTYQSAREQIRREMIISRVQQRSVDSRVRVTEKEVNDFLKSASAKEQRAEEYHLAHILIALPENPSDAQRKEAESKVEKIRSQLDQGVDFKQLAITYSDASTATQGGDLGWRKPDQVPSLFADVAPKLAPGQTSEPIRNSSGVHFVAMLEKRGGVSKVVEQSKVRHILVQQNELRDEIAAKKLIEEIYGKVQAGEDFAELAKAYSDDAVSAAAGGSLDWVNPGDMVPEFDQMMRETPVGAVSKPFQSTFGWHILQVQDRREADIGDRLMASQARQVLHRRKYEEELQNWLSEIRDEAFVQLKL; the protein is encoded by the coding sequence ATGAAAACGCTAAGACTTAATTTCAGATCCGCCATTCTCAAAGCGCTGGGCGCGCTGTTACTGCTACAGGGATGCCTGGCTCACGCGCAGGTGCAGGAGCTTGATCGCGTAGTGGCGGTGGTTAACGACGACATCGTGCTGTACTCCGAGCTGCAGGATCGCGCCAGCCGCATCAAAGACAAGCTGCGCCAACAAAAAACGCCTTTACCGCCAGAGGCTGTGCTGCACGAGAAAGTACTGGATCAACTGGTGCTGGAAAGCATCCAGATGCAGATGGCGGACAGAGGAGGCATCCGGGTCAGCGACTCACAGCTGAACCAGACCATGCAGAATATCGCCAAGCAGAACGGTATGACCCTGGACCAATTCCAGCAGGCATTGAGCGAGGAGGGCGTGACTTACCAGAGCGCCCGCGAGCAGATCCGTCGTGAAATGATTATCTCCCGCGTTCAGCAACGCAGCGTTGACAGTCGGGTGCGCGTGACGGAGAAAGAGGTGAACGACTTTCTTAAATCCGCGTCAGCCAAAGAGCAGCGTGCGGAGGAATATCACTTGGCCCATATCCTGATCGCCTTGCCGGAAAATCCCTCTGACGCGCAGCGCAAAGAGGCGGAGAGCAAGGTTGAGAAGATCCGTAGTCAGCTTGATCAGGGCGTGGACTTTAAACAGCTGGCGATTACTTATTCAGACGCATCTACCGCCACGCAAGGCGGAGACCTGGGCTGGCGTAAGCCTGACCAGGTACCGTCCCTGTTTGCGGACGTTGCGCCCAAGTTGGCGCCGGGCCAGACTTCAGAGCCCATTCGCAACAGCAGCGGCGTGCACTTCGTGGCCATGTTGGAAAAGCGCGGCGGCGTCAGCAAGGTGGTTGAGCAATCAAAGGTCAGACATATCCTGGTTCAGCAAAATGAATTGCGCGACGAAATCGCAGCGAAAAAACTGATCGAAGAAATCTATGGCAAAGTGCAGGCTGGCGAGGATTTCGCTGAATTGGCCAAGGCCTATTCCGACGATGCTGTCAGCGCAGCCGCAGGCGGTAGCCTGGACTGGGTGAACCCGGGCGATATGGTGCCTGAGTTCGATCAAATGATGCGGGAAACTCCTGTCGGCGCGGTCAGTAAGCCGTTCCAGAGTACTTTCGGTTGGCACATCCTGCAGGTGCAGGATCGCCGCGAGGCGGATATCGGCGACCGGCTGATGGCCAGCCAGGCCAGACAGGTACTGCATCGCCGTAAGTATGAAGAAGAGTTGCAGAACTGGTTGAGCGAAATCCGCGACGAAGCGTTCGTTCAGCTCAAGCTATAG
- a CDS encoding LPS-assembly protein LptD — protein sequence MKEGRKRLRAGYCYMLAGVVGVASTGSSRADSEPQSAAMLDWRMREFLTPQQMTTLEPQCRGTYVEPEYGFVNAPSTTSTPDNEALRARSDTLVSPSESAMRLQGNVKAQQGAWWLEADQVELDRQTNVVDLQGLKAARAPGLLLHGDTARYNLDTKDFSLSDASYLIHQRHARGDAERISSADAQLVRIEDGSYTTCDPTHNDWSIAASEIILDREQGEGAAKHMTLRIKDVPVMYFPYLRFPIDDRRKSGFLYPTIGTSNTGRGMSFGIPYYFNLAPNYDATYSPLYMHGRGLLSELEGRWLTEDTYSEVRLGYIAHDSEFSKENPDESGRRWALDFTNRYDVSENWRSTIDYNVVSDKDYLNDLNRTLEIQQETHIKRSWDVAYLGGGFSFKSHVQGYQTVDDDIVDNDRPYMLLPQLSFGWERDFDPVAFGLESEFTYFWRDDENLDPARDQQVVGARWRTQPSLTLPLSTTWGYLTPKLRLDHTDYQLEQRVTGLDESISRTVPFYSLDAGMYFDRTLSLFGDEYNQSLEPRLFYVYSPEQDQDDIPDFDTSVATFSYSQLYKEDRFVGGDRVGDNNRLTLGVTSRFNDRATGAERLRASVGQIFYYEDQQVGLGTEGLSDESESPWAGELVWRPNDRFDFKVEGLWDWQERQTEKGATTLAFHDPEYRKLLNLSHRYTHNDLEQTDVSVLFPVTDSVSVLGRWFFDLVNHRTIGTMAGVEYNDCCWRFQVIARSFLKDADDTENSELDHGVFLRFQLRGLGNIGSRFEDVMAKEMRNFNERETYRAERYQW from the coding sequence ATGAAGGAAGGGCGGAAGCGTCTGCGCGCCGGCTATTGTTACATGCTCGCCGGAGTGGTCGGTGTGGCTTCGACAGGGTCCTCGCGTGCGGATTCCGAGCCACAGTCCGCCGCCATGCTGGACTGGCGAATGCGCGAATTCCTGACCCCGCAGCAAATGACGACATTGGAGCCTCAATGCAGAGGAACCTATGTCGAGCCGGAATATGGCTTCGTCAATGCTCCTTCTACTACCTCAACTCCTGATAACGAGGCGCTACGGGCTCGTTCCGACACGTTGGTTTCTCCCAGTGAATCCGCCATGCGCCTGCAAGGCAATGTCAAAGCGCAGCAAGGCGCCTGGTGGCTGGAAGCGGACCAGGTTGAGCTGGATCGCCAGACAAATGTGGTGGATCTGCAAGGGCTAAAGGCCGCCAGGGCCCCGGGACTGCTTCTACACGGCGACACGGCTCGTTATAACCTGGACACCAAGGATTTCAGCCTGTCCGACGCCAGTTACCTGATACACCAACGACACGCCCGTGGCGACGCTGAACGGATAAGCAGCGCCGACGCCCAGTTGGTGCGCATCGAAGACGGCAGCTACACCACCTGTGACCCGACGCATAATGACTGGTCCATCGCCGCCAGTGAGATCATTCTGGATCGTGAGCAGGGCGAGGGCGCGGCTAAACACATGACGCTGCGGATCAAAGATGTCCCTGTGATGTATTTCCCCTACTTGCGCTTTCCTATTGACGACCGTCGCAAGAGCGGCTTTTTATATCCGACTATCGGAACGTCCAACACCGGCCGGGGCATGTCTTTCGGCATACCTTACTATTTCAACCTGGCCCCCAACTATGACGCGACCTATTCGCCGTTGTACATGCATGGCCGCGGCCTGCTGTCTGAGTTGGAAGGGCGCTGGCTGACCGAGGACACATATAGCGAAGTGCGCCTCGGCTACATCGCTCACGATAGTGAGTTCAGCAAAGAGAACCCTGACGAAAGCGGCCGCCGTTGGGCGTTGGACTTCACCAATCGTTATGACGTGAGTGAAAACTGGCGCTCCACCATTGATTACAACGTAGTCAGTGACAAGGACTATCTCAACGATCTTAACCGTACCCTGGAAATCCAGCAGGAAACGCACATCAAGCGTTCTTGGGACGTGGCCTATCTGGGCGGCGGTTTCAGTTTCAAGAGCCATGTGCAGGGCTACCAGACTGTCGACGACGATATCGTGGATAACGACCGGCCTTATATGCTGCTGCCGCAGCTGAGCTTTGGATGGGAGCGTGATTTCGACCCGGTGGCTTTCGGACTGGAGTCGGAGTTTACCTATTTCTGGCGTGACGATGAGAATCTCGATCCGGCCAGGGACCAACAGGTAGTGGGCGCTCGCTGGCGTACGCAGCCGAGCCTGACGCTGCCGCTGTCCACGACCTGGGGTTACCTGACGCCGAAACTGCGTCTTGATCATACTGATTATCAACTGGAGCAGCGCGTGACGGGGCTGGATGAGTCCATCAGTCGCACAGTGCCTTTCTACAGTCTGGACGCGGGCATGTATTTTGATCGCACGCTGAGCTTATTTGGCGATGAATACAATCAGAGCCTCGAGCCGCGCTTGTTTTACGTTTATTCCCCGGAGCAGGATCAGGACGATATTCCTGACTTCGACACTTCCGTTGCGACATTCAGTTATTCTCAGCTCTATAAAGAAGACCGCTTTGTCGGCGGCGACCGCGTTGGCGATAACAACCGTCTCACACTGGGCGTGACCTCGCGTTTTAACGACCGCGCCACCGGCGCAGAGCGCCTCCGCGCCAGCGTCGGCCAGATCTTCTACTATGAAGATCAACAGGTCGGTCTGGGGACGGAAGGCCTCAGCGATGAAAGCGAATCGCCCTGGGCGGGAGAGCTGGTCTGGCGTCCTAACGACAGATTCGACTTCAAAGTGGAAGGGCTGTGGGATTGGCAGGAGCGCCAAACTGAAAAAGGCGCCACCACGTTGGCGTTCCACGATCCGGAATATCGCAAATTGCTCAACCTGAGCCATCGTTATACCCATAACGACCTGGAACAGACGGATGTGTCCGTGCTTTTCCCCGTGACGGATTCCGTCAGCGTGTTGGGCCGCTGGTTTTTTGATCTGGTCAATCACCGTACCATCGGTACTATGGCCGGTGTAGAATACAACGACTGCTGCTGGCGCTTTCAGGTTATCGCCAGAAGCTTCCTGAAAGATGCGGACGATACCGAGAACAGCGAGCTGGATCACGGCGTCTTTCTGCGTTTCCAATTGCGCGGCCTGGGTAATATAGGCAGTCGCTTTGAAGACGTGATGGCTAAGGAAATGCGCAACTTTAACGAGCGCGAAACCTACCGCGCGGAGCGCTATCAATGGTAA
- a CDS encoding patatin-like phospholipase family protein translates to MSQTSQTAGLVLTGGGARAAYQVGVLKAISDQLPDLHYPFPIICGASAGGINAVGLASSGDIFRHSVERLDSLWSELRTEQVYRSDFWGMAKRMGHFVKSFLSGDDKEIPASMLDNAPLRDFLVTHTDFTRLREAIASPEGIRAVCLTACGYRSGQSVSFFEASPDVQGWHLGQRVGVRCELEVDHLLASAAIPTIFPPVRINREYFGDGVVRNMAPLSPAVHLGCDRILVIGVSANRVCAPVRRTSGKYPSLAQIMEHMLNGAFIDTMENDIDRALIINQLLKLVPEESLREAGISMRPLEMLVISPSQPIDEIAARHAGELPKAVRQFLGQGKPNQEGGASLASYLLFEGPFMRDLIKLGYQDAQAHARQIENFFSQ, encoded by the coding sequence GTGTCTCAAACTTCCCAAACCGCAGGATTAGTGTTAACCGGCGGTGGAGCGCGAGCAGCTTATCAGGTAGGGGTATTGAAAGCCATTTCCGATCAGTTACCGGATCTTCATTATCCGTTTCCGATCATTTGCGGCGCCTCCGCCGGCGGTATTAACGCAGTCGGCCTGGCCAGTAGCGGCGATATTTTCCGACATAGCGTCGAACGCCTGGACAGCCTGTGGAGCGAACTGCGTACTGAACAGGTATATCGCTCCGACTTCTGGGGCATGGCCAAACGCATGGGTCACTTCGTAAAGTCGTTTCTAAGCGGCGATGATAAAGAAATCCCCGCCTCCATGCTGGATAACGCCCCATTACGAGACTTCCTGGTCACGCATACTGATTTCACCCGCCTGCGGGAAGCTATCGCCAGTCCGGAAGGCATTCGCGCCGTTTGCCTCACCGCCTGCGGCTATCGCAGCGGCCAAAGCGTCAGCTTTTTCGAGGCTTCGCCTGACGTTCAGGGGTGGCACTTGGGGCAGCGGGTCGGCGTGCGTTGTGAGCTGGAAGTCGATCACCTGCTGGCGTCAGCGGCCATCCCGACGATTTTTCCTCCCGTACGAATCAACCGGGAGTATTTCGGCGACGGCGTTGTCCGCAATATGGCGCCGCTCAGTCCGGCCGTGCATCTCGGGTGCGACCGCATACTGGTCATTGGCGTCAGCGCTAATCGGGTCTGCGCCCCTGTGCGCCGCACAAGCGGCAAGTACCCCTCTTTGGCGCAGATCATGGAACATATGCTGAACGGCGCATTCATTGACACCATGGAGAATGACATCGACCGCGCCCTTATTATTAATCAGCTGTTGAAACTGGTCCCGGAGGAAAGCTTACGCGAGGCTGGCATCAGCATGCGTCCTTTGGAGATGCTGGTGATTTCCCCGAGCCAGCCCATTGATGAGATCGCCGCTCGTCATGCAGGGGAGCTACCCAAAGCCGTAAGGCAGTTTCTGGGTCAAGGCAAGCCCAATCAGGAAGGCGGCGCCAGTCTGGCCAGTTATCTGCTGTTTGAAGGCCCCTTTATGCGGGACCTGATAAAATTGGGCTATCAGGACGCCCAGGCTCATGCACGACAGATTGAGAATTTTTTCAGCCAGTAG
- a CDS encoding aminoglycoside phosphotransferase family protein, with protein sequence MTQRPDLIRHWLAAYFGDDQFDVSFLSGDASFRRYFRVTREQRVFVLMDAPPAQEDCRPFIAIARSWRARGIRVPEIYAENLEDGFLLLEDFGDRLFGNAIANAPELQVDTLYRQAIDALLPIQKAADIQGYALPSYDETMLRFEMSIFREWLLEKKLGFNLDATETEYLDHCMNRLVESALEQPRVVTHRDYHSRNLLIPDQGDLGVIDFQGAVKGPLAYDLASLLRDCYVKWPCEKVEAWSRYYYEQVDPVLLNGADFATFTRWFDWIGVQRHLKAAGLFARLSLRDGKHGYLADIPRTLNYIIEVASKYDEFTEINEWIQERLVPAVRLLESNPEVVLCAQ encoded by the coding sequence ATGACCCAACGTCCTGATTTAATCCGCCACTGGCTCGCCGCGTATTTCGGCGATGACCAGTTCGACGTCAGCTTTTTATCCGGCGACGCCAGTTTCAGACGTTATTTTCGCGTCACCCGCGAACAACGCGTGTTTGTATTGATGGACGCCCCTCCGGCTCAGGAAGATTGCCGTCCTTTTATCGCCATCGCCCGCAGTTGGCGCGCAAGAGGCATCCGGGTTCCTGAAATTTATGCAGAAAACCTCGAAGACGGCTTTCTATTATTAGAGGATTTTGGCGATCGCCTGTTCGGGAACGCCATCGCCAACGCGCCGGAGTTACAGGTGGACACACTGTATCGGCAGGCGATTGACGCGTTGCTTCCCATTCAGAAAGCCGCGGACATACAGGGCTACGCGCTGCCTTCTTATGATGAAACCATGCTGCGCTTTGAGATGAGCATCTTCCGCGAGTGGCTGCTGGAGAAAAAGCTGGGCTTCAACCTTGACGCTACCGAAACGGAATACCTGGACCACTGCATGAACCGCCTGGTGGAAAGCGCCCTGGAGCAGCCGCGGGTGGTCACTCACCGCGACTACCACTCCCGCAACCTGCTCATTCCTGACCAAGGCGATCTGGGCGTCATCGATTTTCAGGGCGCGGTCAAAGGGCCACTGGCCTATGACTTGGCATCACTGCTGAGAGACTGCTACGTAAAATGGCCCTGTGAAAAAGTGGAAGCCTGGAGCCGTTACTATTATGAACAGGTAGATCCCGTCCTCTTAAACGGAGCGGACTTCGCCACATTCACCCGTTGGTTCGACTGGATCGGCGTACAGCGTCACCTGAAAGCCGCCGGTTTATTCGCGCGCCTGTCGCTTCGGGACGGAAAACACGGCTATCTGGCCGATATCCCGCGCACGCTCAACTACATTATTGAAGTAGCGAGCAAATACGATGAGTTCACCGAAATAAACGAATGGATACAGGAACGTCTGGTTCCCGCTGTCAGACTACTGGAAAGCAACCCGGAGGTTGTCCTATGCGCGCAATGA